The following proteins are encoded in a genomic region of Mycobacterium sp. 155:
- the kdpB gene encoding potassium-transporting ATPase subunit KdpB → MTAEADRHSSVTNAAGGGAKKAGKSVQGGLLDPTMLWRSLPDALRKLDPRTLWRNPVMFIVEIGAVWSTALAIMEPTWFGWLVVGWLWLTVVFANLAEAVAEGRGKAQAESLRKAKADTMARRITESGTEESVPAPQLKLGDIVVVEAGQVIPGDGDVVEGIASVDESAITGESAPVIRESGGDRSAVTGGTTVLSDRIVVKITQKPGESFIDRMIALVEGANRQKTPNEIALNILLAALTVIFVFAVATLQPLAIYSKANNPGVPDSLALTGNGVSGIVMVALLVCLIPTTIGALLSAIGIAGMDRLVQRNVLAMSGRAVEAAGDVNTLLLDKTGTITLGNRQASAFVPLTGISAEQLADAAQLSSLADETPEGRSIVVFAKQHHGLRARTQGELSHAHWIEFSATTRMSGVDLGGHKLRKGAASAVAHWVRTEGGTVPEELGSIVDGISGAGGTPLVVGQVAAEGGKAEVLGVIHLKDVVKQGMRDRFDEMRKMGIRTVMITGDNPLTAKAIADEAGVDDFLAEATPEDKLALIKQEQAGGRLVAMTGDGTNDAPALAQADVGVAMNTGTSAAKEAGNMVDLDSDPTKLIEIVEIGKQLLITRGALTTFSIANDIAKYFAIIPAMFVALFPGLDLINIMRLHSPQSAILSAVIFNAIVIVALIPLALKGVRYTPSSASKLLSRNLYVYGLGGIIAPFIGIKLIDLVVQLLPGMS, encoded by the coding sequence GTGACGGCCGAGGCCGACCGCCACTCCAGCGTGACAAACGCGGCAGGTGGAGGCGCAAAGAAAGCCGGTAAGTCGGTGCAAGGTGGGCTGCTCGACCCGACGATGTTGTGGCGGTCGCTGCCCGACGCGTTGCGCAAGCTCGACCCGCGTACGCTGTGGCGCAACCCGGTCATGTTCATCGTCGAAATCGGCGCGGTCTGGAGTACCGCGCTGGCCATCATGGAGCCGACCTGGTTCGGCTGGCTGGTCGTCGGCTGGTTGTGGCTGACCGTGGTGTTCGCCAACCTGGCCGAGGCCGTCGCCGAGGGCCGGGGCAAAGCCCAGGCCGAATCGCTGCGAAAAGCCAAGGCCGACACCATGGCCCGCCGCATCACCGAGTCCGGCACCGAGGAGTCGGTACCGGCACCGCAGCTCAAGCTCGGTGACATCGTGGTGGTCGAAGCCGGCCAGGTCATCCCCGGCGACGGTGATGTCGTGGAAGGTATTGCGTCGGTGGATGAATCGGCCATCACGGGTGAATCCGCCCCGGTGATCCGGGAATCCGGTGGCGACCGCTCGGCCGTCACCGGCGGCACCACCGTGCTGTCGGATCGCATCGTCGTGAAGATCACCCAGAAGCCCGGCGAGAGCTTCATCGACCGGATGATCGCTCTCGTCGAAGGCGCCAACCGGCAGAAGACACCCAACGAGATTGCGCTGAACATCCTGCTGGCGGCTCTGACGGTGATCTTCGTGTTCGCGGTCGCTACCCTGCAGCCGCTGGCCATCTACTCCAAGGCCAACAATCCCGGTGTCCCAGACAGTTTGGCGCTCACCGGAAACGGCGTGAGCGGGATCGTGATGGTGGCACTGCTGGTGTGCCTGATCCCGACGACCATCGGCGCGCTGCTGTCCGCCATCGGCATCGCCGGCATGGACCGGCTGGTGCAGCGCAACGTGCTGGCGATGTCCGGCCGAGCCGTCGAGGCCGCCGGTGACGTCAACACCCTGCTGCTCGACAAAACCGGCACCATCACTCTGGGCAACCGGCAGGCTTCCGCGTTCGTCCCACTGACCGGCATCTCGGCCGAGCAGCTCGCCGATGCCGCCCAGCTGTCGAGCCTGGCTGACGAGACCCCCGAGGGACGCTCGATCGTGGTGTTCGCCAAACAGCATCATGGCCTGCGCGCCCGCACCCAGGGTGAACTCTCACACGCGCACTGGATCGAATTCAGCGCCACCACCCGGATGTCCGGTGTCGACCTGGGTGGACACAAGCTCCGCAAGGGCGCGGCCAGCGCCGTCGCACACTGGGTGCGCACCGAGGGCGGCACCGTGCCAGAAGAGTTGGGCTCCATCGTCGACGGCATCTCTGGCGCCGGCGGGACACCGTTGGTTGTCGGACAAGTGGCCGCCGAAGGGGGCAAAGCCGAGGTGCTCGGGGTCATCCATCTCAAGGACGTGGTCAAGCAGGGCATGCGCGACCGGTTCGACGAGATGCGCAAGATGGGCATCCGGACGGTGATGATCACCGGAGACAACCCGTTGACCGCCAAGGCTATTGCCGATGAGGCCGGCGTCGACGACTTCCTCGCCGAGGCCACTCCGGAGGACAAGCTGGCCCTGATCAAGCAGGAGCAGGCAGGCGGCCGGCTCGTCGCGATGACCGGCGACGGCACCAACGACGCACCGGCACTGGCCCAGGCCGATGTGGGTGTGGCGATGAACACCGGTACCTCAGCGGCCAAAGAGGCCGGCAATATGGTCGATCTCGACTCCGACCCGACCAAGCTCATCGAGATCGTGGAGATCGGCAAGCAATTGCTGATCACCCGTGGCGCGCTGACCACGTTCTCGATCGCCAACGACATCGCCAAGTACTTCGCGATCATCCCGGCCATGTTCGTCGCACTGTTCCCCGGCCTGGACCTGATCAACATCATGCGGCTGCACAGCCCGCAGTCTGCGATCCTATCCGCGGTGATCTTCAACGCCATCGTGATCGTGGCGCTGATCCCCCTGGCGCTCAAGGGTGTTCGCTACACGCCGAGCAGTGCGTCGAAGCTGTTGAGCCGCAACCTGTATGTGTACGGACTCGGAGGCATCATCGCCCCGTTCATCGGGATCAAACTCATCGACCTGGTTGTCCAACTTCTTCCTGGGATGTCCTGA
- the kdpA gene encoding potassium-transporting ATPase subunit KdpA — protein sequence MTTTTAGILFIASLVAVVALVHVPLGDYIFRVYTGDKDSRAERLIYRVIGADPRSEQTWGSYARSVLAFSAVSILFLFIFQLVQGKLPLHLHDPATPMTPALAWNTAVSFVTNTNWQAYSGETTQGHLVQMGGLAVQNFASASVGMAVAVALVRGFARRHTGDLGNFWADLVRGSIRILLPISIIGAIVLIAGGAIQNFALHDQLVTTLSGAQQTIPGGPVASQEVIKELGTNGGGFYNANSAHPFENPTTWTNWLEIFLILLIPFSLPRTFGRMVNSRKQGYAIAAMMGVIALLSTSFMMWFQLRHHGTVPSAVGSAMEGVEQRFGVADSAVFSSATTLTSTGAVDSFHDSYTSLGGLMTMFNMQLGEVAPGGVGSGLYGMLILAIITVFVAGLMVGRTPEYLGKKITPREIKLAASYFLVTPLIVLTGTAVAMAMPGQRAGMLNTGPHGLSEVLYAFTSAANNNGSAFAGISVNTEWYNTALGLAMVFGRFLPIVLVLALAGSLAAQGSTPESIGTLPTHRPQFVGMVVGVTVILVALTFLPMLALGPLAEGIH from the coding sequence GTGACTACCACCACCGCGGGGATCTTGTTCATCGCGTCGCTCGTCGCGGTTGTCGCGCTCGTGCATGTGCCGTTGGGCGACTACATATTCCGCGTCTACACCGGCGACAAGGATTCCCGCGCCGAACGCCTGATCTACCGCGTCATCGGGGCCGATCCCCGTTCCGAGCAGACCTGGGGCTCGTATGCCCGCAGCGTGCTTGCGTTCTCGGCGGTCAGCATCCTGTTCCTGTTCATCTTCCAGCTGGTCCAGGGCAAGCTGCCGCTGCACCTTCATGACCCGGCCACCCCGATGACCCCGGCGCTGGCGTGGAACACGGCCGTCAGCTTCGTCACCAACACCAATTGGCAGGCCTACTCCGGCGAAACCACCCAGGGGCACCTGGTCCAGATGGGCGGGCTGGCGGTACAGAACTTCGCGTCAGCCTCGGTCGGTATGGCCGTCGCCGTGGCCCTGGTGCGCGGATTCGCGCGTCGTCACACCGGCGACCTCGGCAACTTCTGGGCTGACCTGGTGCGCGGCAGTATCCGCATCCTGCTACCGATTTCGATCATCGGCGCCATCGTGCTCATCGCCGGCGGCGCCATCCAGAACTTCGCGTTGCATGACCAGTTGGTCACCACACTCAGCGGCGCGCAGCAGACGATCCCCGGCGGCCCGGTTGCCAGCCAGGAGGTCATCAAGGAACTCGGTACCAACGGCGGTGGCTTCTACAACGCCAACTCGGCGCATCCGTTCGAGAACCCGACCACCTGGACCAACTGGCTTGAGATCTTCCTGATCCTGCTCATCCCGTTCTCGTTACCGCGCACCTTCGGCCGCATGGTCAACAGCCGAAAGCAGGGCTACGCAATCGCCGCGATGATGGGCGTCATCGCTCTGCTGAGCACCAGCTTCATGATGTGGTTCCAGCTACGGCATCACGGAACCGTGCCGAGCGCCGTCGGCAGCGCCATGGAAGGCGTCGAACAGCGGTTCGGCGTGGCTGATTCAGCGGTGTTCTCCTCGGCGACGACGCTGACGTCGACCGGCGCCGTGGACTCGTTCCACGACTCCTACACGAGCCTCGGCGGACTGATGACGATGTTCAACATGCAACTCGGCGAGGTCGCGCCCGGCGGTGTGGGCTCGGGTCTGTACGGCATGCTGATCCTCGCGATCATCACGGTGTTCGTGGCCGGCCTGATGGTCGGGCGTACCCCGGAGTACCTCGGCAAGAAGATTACACCGCGCGAAATCAAGCTGGCGGCAAGCTATTTCCTCGTTACCCCGCTGATCGTGCTGACCGGCACCGCGGTGGCCATGGCCATGCCCGGTCAACGCGCGGGGATGCTCAACACCGGACCGCACGGCCTCAGTGAGGTGCTCTACGCCTTCACGTCCGCGGCCAACAACAACGGCTCGGCCTTCGCCGGCATCAGCGTCAACACCGAGTGGTACAACACCGCTCTCGGCCTGGCGATGGTGTTCGGCCGGTTCCTGCCCATCGTGCTGGTGCTGGCGCTGGCGGGATCCCTTGCCGCCCAGGGCAGCACACCAGAGTCGATCGGCACCCTGCCCACCCATCGACCGCAGTTCGTCGGAATGGTCGTCGGCGTCACGGTGATCCTGGTCGCGCTCACCTTCCTGCCCATGCTCGCGCTCGGGCCCCTCGCTGAAGGAATCCACTGA
- a CDS encoding potassium-transporting ATPase subunit F, protein MSYENIVGLVLAVLIAVFVFAALLFPERF, encoded by the coding sequence GTGAGCTACGAAAACATCGTCGGCCTGGTCCTGGCGGTGCTCATCGCCGTCTTCGTGTTCGCCGCCCTGCTCTTCCCCGAGAGGTTCTAG
- a CDS encoding potassium-transporting ATPase, whose amino-acid sequence MSILVSALIYTVLTVAIFAVLGLVQRLVERL is encoded by the coding sequence ATGTCCATCCTGGTGTCCGCCCTGATCTATACGGTGCTGACGGTGGCGATCTTCGCCGTGCTCGGCCTGGTGCAGAGGCTGGTCGAACGACTGTGA
- a CDS encoding LysA protein: MTLSTVVMSMFSASLPASVLRRHSATQPPAESELVRRCASIQRSLGTVELALPASVLADEAVARWSRDHGVTVGVRTSRELGTALAAGVLPMRMTVHAGGLNANELLFCTVNLGVGRVVIDSHYQIEQLASASGRKQRVLVGVTHRGEGVGFGFDTHGATEAYSDVLDCSRLDLVGLYSEIGPDEHHFLSYPAAIGDMLAEMAQIRRDHGVVLTRIGLGGHGFTFAFGDGVGDLAEVATSVDETLDDACATLRFPRPVVTVLTEPANRMPLAS, translated from the coding sequence GTGACACTGTCGACGGTCGTTATGTCCATGTTCTCGGCCAGCTTGCCGGCGTCGGTGCTCAGGCGGCACTCAGCGACGCAGCCACCGGCCGAATCGGAATTGGTGCGCCGCTGCGCGAGCATCCAACGGTCCCTGGGCACGGTCGAATTGGCGCTTCCGGCTTCGGTTCTCGCCGACGAGGCAGTCGCGCGGTGGTCCCGGGATCACGGGGTGACCGTAGGTGTGCGCACCAGCCGGGAACTGGGGACTGCTCTCGCTGCCGGTGTTCTGCCCATGCGCATGACAGTTCACGCCGGCGGACTGAATGCCAACGAATTATTGTTCTGTACAGTCAATCTCGGCGTCGGCCGGGTAGTGATCGATTCTCACTACCAGATCGAGCAGCTGGCGTCGGCGAGTGGCCGCAAGCAGCGGGTGCTGGTCGGGGTGACGCACCGCGGCGAGGGCGTCGGATTCGGCTTCGACACACACGGTGCCACCGAGGCGTACAGCGACGTATTAGATTGCTCCCGACTGGATCTGGTGGGCTTGTACAGCGAGATCGGGCCCGACGAGCACCACTTCCTCAGCTATCCGGCGGCCATTGGCGACATGCTGGCCGAGATGGCGCAGATTCGCCGCGACCACGGTGTAGTACTGACCCGGATCGGGTTGGGCGGGCACGGTTTTACTTTCGCCTTCGGCGACGGTGTCGGCGATCTGGCCGAAGTGGCGACCTCGGTCGACGAGACGCTCGATGATGCGTGTGCGACCCTGCGGTTCCCGCGGCCCGTGGTCACCGTGTTGACCGAGCCGGCCAACCGCATGCCGCTGGCGAGTTAG
- a CDS encoding ISL3 family transposase: MRNASLWRAVLCVQNTVIDDVEFDEAAQVVVAHVRPRRAARGRCGTCGARARWYDRGQGRRRWRALDMGTIEVFLEADIPRVDCATHGPTVCQVPWARHGAGHTRAFDQQVAWLATHCSKRAITELMRIAWRTVGSIIARVWADTAAGIDAFADLTRIGIDEISYKRHHKYLTIVVDHDSGRLVWANTGRDRATVRAFFDSLEASGAGRCARITHVSADGAEWIADVVADRCPGAIRCADPFHVVGWANEALDEVRRQAWNAARRAGHTQRHGWVAGRRVTVATGEAKALKRTRFALWKNPENLSERQQAKLEWIAKTDPRLYRAYLLKEALRTIFKLSVDEAAEALDKWVSWARRCRIEAFVLLQQRITRHRRQILASIEHGLSNGLIESANTKIRLLTRIAFGFATPEPLIALAMLTLGGHRPALPGRQ; encoded by the coding sequence GTGCGGAATGCCAGCTTATGGCGTGCGGTGTTGTGCGTCCAGAACACGGTGATCGACGACGTCGAGTTCGATGAGGCAGCGCAGGTGGTTGTGGCCCATGTGCGGCCCCGTCGAGCAGCCCGGGGGCGGTGCGGAACCTGCGGTGCGCGGGCCCGCTGGTACGACCGCGGTCAGGGCCGGCGGCGCTGGCGCGCCCTGGACATGGGCACCATCGAGGTGTTCCTGGAAGCCGATATTCCGCGAGTCGACTGTGCTACCCACGGGCCGACGGTGTGTCAGGTCCCGTGGGCTCGGCACGGCGCCGGGCACACCCGCGCATTCGATCAGCAGGTGGCCTGGTTGGCTACCCACTGCTCCAAACGAGCGATCACCGAGCTGATGCGGATCGCTTGGCGCACCGTCGGATCGATCATCGCGCGGGTGTGGGCCGATACCGCCGCCGGGATCGACGCATTCGCCGACCTGACCCGGATCGGGATCGATGAGATCTCCTACAAACGCCACCACAAGTACCTGACCATCGTGGTCGACCATGACAGCGGCCGGCTGGTGTGGGCCAACACCGGCCGCGATCGGGCGACCGTGCGCGCCTTCTTCGATTCCCTGGAAGCCTCCGGTGCAGGTCGGTGCGCTCGGATCACCCATGTCAGCGCCGACGGGGCCGAATGGATCGCCGACGTGGTCGCCGATCGCTGCCCCGGCGCGATCCGCTGCGCTGACCCGTTTCATGTTGTCGGCTGGGCCAACGAGGCACTCGATGAGGTGCGTCGCCAGGCGTGGAACGCTGCCCGACGAGCAGGTCACACCCAGCGCCACGGGTGGGTCGCTGGCCGGCGTGTCACCGTGGCCACCGGAGAAGCGAAAGCCTTGAAGCGCACCAGGTTTGCGCTGTGGAAGAACCCGGAGAACCTGAGCGAGCGGCAACAGGCGAAACTGGAATGGATCGCCAAGACCGACCCTCGGCTCTACCGTGCCTACCTGCTCAAAGAAGCCCTACGCACGATCTTCAAACTGTCCGTGGACGAGGCCGCCGAAGCACTCGACAAATGGGTCTCCTGGGCGCGGCGCTGCCGCATCGAAGCATTCGTCTTGCTGCAACAACGCATCACCCGCCACCGCAGGCAGATCCTGGCCTCCATCGAACACGGACTATCCAACGGGCTCATCGAATCGGCCAACACCAAGATCCGACTCCTCACCCGCATAGCCTTCGGCTTCGCCACCCCCGAACCCCTGATCGCCCTAGCCATGCTCACCCTCGGAGGACACCGACCAGCCCTACCCGGCCGTCAATGA